One stretch of Bacillus thermozeamaize DNA includes these proteins:
- a CDS encoding acyl-CoA synthetase, which yields MESRVWHKHWPKGMPTSIDYPVIPVGAVIKGSAERFGEKVALYYHDQPFTYRQLYEGALRFARVLRSKGLGKGDVVAIHMFNNPQYAMAYYGILLSGATFSPVNPLLPPHDLVYQLNDCGAKAVVTHEMVARSIREVEGQTGLRHVFLTGESELSSPPRAVDVSGYGQHWYSFAQLLADEPPEPVEVEISPNKELAHIAYTGGTTGRSKGVMLTHYNVVVNIMQSACWGTGCLPVVKDGGLYLEPADPSLVGEDKEYSPVGENVGINLTPWFHAMGIIGSLNVAFLCGGTTILHLRFDPGKYLEDAERYRVTGMGGAPPIYVGLIRHPDFWKRDLSSVRRITSGAAPLAKELFEILKKRFPDAVISEGYGMTEMTMVGISNPGGRSSLRKLGSVGIPVFDTDCKIISLEGGEDPLPPGSVGEICIRGPQVMLGYYNKPEETAVTLKDGWLHTGDIGMMDDDGYVYIVDRKKDMLLYKGYNVYPRELEEILFRHPAVANAAVIGKPDLEAGEIPKAYVVLKQGHTATAEELMAFVNEQVVPYKRLREVAFIDEIPVSAAGKVLKRVLREMEAR from the coding sequence ATGGAGAGCAGAGTATGGCACAAGCATTGGCCGAAGGGGATGCCGACAAGCATTGATTATCCGGTCATTCCGGTAGGCGCGGTGATCAAGGGGAGTGCGGAGCGGTTTGGCGAAAAGGTGGCGTTGTATTACCACGATCAGCCGTTCACCTACCGGCAGTTGTATGAGGGTGCGTTGCGGTTTGCCCGCGTGCTTCGTTCCAAGGGGCTGGGCAAAGGCGATGTGGTGGCCATTCATATGTTCAACAACCCGCAATATGCCATGGCCTATTACGGGATTTTGCTTTCCGGTGCCACGTTTTCGCCGGTCAACCCCCTTCTTCCGCCCCATGATCTGGTTTATCAGTTGAATGACTGCGGCGCCAAAGCGGTTGTCACGCATGAGATGGTGGCCCGTTCGATTCGCGAGGTGGAGGGACAGACCGGCTTGCGTCACGTATTCCTCACCGGAGAGAGTGAGCTGTCCAGTCCGCCGCGGGCCGTGGATGTTTCCGGTTACGGACAACACTGGTACAGTTTTGCCCAGCTGTTGGCCGATGAACCGCCTGAGCCAGTGGAGGTGGAGATTTCCCCCAATAAGGAGCTGGCCCACATTGCCTATACAGGCGGAACCACCGGACGTTCCAAAGGGGTCATGCTCACCCATTACAACGTGGTTGTCAATATTATGCAATCCGCCTGCTGGGGAACGGGATGCTTGCCGGTTGTAAAAGACGGCGGCTTATACCTTGAACCGGCCGATCCTTCCCTTGTCGGCGAAGACAAGGAATATTCACCCGTGGGTGAAAACGTTGGGATCAATCTGACACCGTGGTTCCACGCCATGGGGATCATTGGCAGCCTGAACGTCGCCTTTTTATGCGGCGGCACCACCATTTTGCACCTTCGCTTTGACCCAGGAAAGTATCTGGAAGATGCGGAACGCTACCGGGTGACGGGAATGGGAGGCGCGCCCCCCATTTATGTCGGATTGATCCGCCACCCGGACTTCTGGAAGCGGGATCTCAGTTCGGTGCGGCGGATCACCTCCGGAGCGGCGCCGTTGGCCAAAGAGCTTTTTGAAATCTTGAAGAAACGTTTCCCCGATGCCGTCATTAGTGAAGGGTACGGGATGACGGAGATGACCATGGTCGGCATCAGCAATCCGGGGGGACGCAGTTCGTTGCGAAAACTGGGGAGTGTGGGCATTCCGGTATTCGACACCGATTGCAAGATCATCTCACTGGAAGGCGGAGAAGACCCGCTACCGCCCGGTTCGGTCGGGGAAATCTGTATCCGGGGACCGCAAGTGATGCTGGGTTATTACAACAAGCCCGAAGAGACGGCGGTGACGCTGAAAGACGGCTGGCTGCACACGGGAGATATCGGGATGATGGACGACGACGGATATGTCTACATCGTCGATCGGAAGAAGGATATGTTGTTGTACAAGGGATATAACGTCTACCCGCGGGAACTGGAAGAGATCCTGTTCCGCCATCCGGCGGTGGCCAACGCAGCCGTCATCGGCAAGCCGGATCTGGAAGCGGGTGAAATTCCGAAGGCCTACGTCGTGCTGAAACAGGGGCATACCGCCACCGCCGAAGAGCTGATGGCATTTGTTAACGAACAGGTGGTGCCGTACAAACGGTTGCGGGAAGTGGCCTTTATCGATGAGATTCCGGTTAGTGCCGCAGGGAAGGTACTCAAGCGCGTTCTTCGGGAGATGGAGGCCAGATGA